A window of the Parambassis ranga chromosome 17, fParRan2.1, whole genome shotgun sequence genome harbors these coding sequences:
- the fam131aa gene encoding protein FAM131A, with product MIPKSGKSPADSRKGVGIHEFAALARSSLNGISQAVRDHVTKPTSLAQGRVAHLIEWKGWPKPAGPPPAAHSQFSSYCHLTEGEKEARFAAGVAEQFAIAEAKLRAWASMDDDEEEEDSNDEDSSANRQNHITPSSSSDAAAPNPTTGKPCQHEVLPSDSSLGSSSSSTLVCGRLLTQNDPHSSQTTSPTLPSDSMSPFLEEEEEEEEERLDGLQEQPAPLQEQHSDVCIHNKPEWRPRGRSSRFDSCYSTSHSESPGEEDEEDEEEEGSVFQEVRVWHCSPRSFFSDRASSGVASFDEEDEREEPEEKKEEKEYLM from the exons ATGATTCCAAAGTCCGGAAAATCTCCAGCAGACTCGCGGAAAGGTGTCGGCATTCATGAGTTTGCAGCACTCGCCAGATCCTCCCTGAATG GTATCTCTCAGGCAGTGAGGGACCATGTGACAAAGCCCACCTCGCTGGCTCAGGGCCGCGTCGCCCACCTCATAGAATGGAAAGGTTGGCCTAAACCTGCAGGTCCTCCACCAGCCGCCCACTCCCAGTTTAGTTCTTATTGCCACTTGACTGAAGGGGAGAAGGAGGCCCGCTTTGCTGCAG GAGTGGCTGAGCAGTTTGCCATCGCTGAGGCTAAGCTTCGTGCCTGGGCATCtatggatgatgatgaagaggaggaagactcCAATGATGAAGACTCAAGCGCCAACAGACAGAATCACATCACACCTAGCTCGAGCTCAG ACGCCGCCGCGCCCAACCCTACCACTGGAAAGCCATGCCAGCATGAGGTGCTGCCCTCCGACAGTTCACtgggctccagcagcagcagcaccctgGTCTGTGGCAGGCTTCTAACTCAAAATGACCCACATTCATCGCAGACAACCTCACCTACTTTACCCAGTGACAGCATGAGCCCATtcctggaggaagaggaggaggaggaggaggagaggctggaTGGTCTTCAGGAGCAACCAGCTCCTTTGCAGGAGCAACACAGCGATGTTTGCATCCACAACAAGCCTGAGTGGAGGCCTcgggggaggagcagcaggtttGACTCCTGCTACTCCACCTCTCACTCTGAGTCTccaggagaggaggatgaggaggatgaagaggaggaaggcagcGTCTTTCAGGAGGTGCGCGTGTGGCACTGCAGCCCCAGGAGCTTCTTCTCTGACCGGGCGTCTTCTGGAGTGGCATCATTCGATGAAGAAGACGAGAGAGAGGAAcctgaggagaagaaggaggagaaggagtatttgatgtga